One Brassica napus cultivar Da-Ae chromosome C4, Da-Ae, whole genome shotgun sequence genomic region harbors:
- the LOC106423873 gene encoding uncharacterized protein LOC106423873 — MELLEGVWTQLTRGKKSHRSSNWWKSVLEFADGFWLCGSKLGYLGRADMRPKIGEAEDCVILEGDDMSKVTQHFVKVTQHFVNVAVSIFGISVVGGTIPSVCRRWFISPSVAINRLVRTHFAMV, encoded by the exons ATGGAATTGCTGGAGGGCGTTTGGACTCAACTAACAAGGGGAAAAAAAAGTCACAGATCCAGTAACTGGTGGAAGTCAGTTCTTGAATTTGCAGATGGGTTCTGGTTATGTGGATCCAAGCTTGGGTACTTGGGTAGGGCTGACATGAGGCCAAAAATTGGTGAGGCTGAGGATTGTGTGATACTTG aGGGTGATGACATGAGCAAAGTCACGCAGCACTTCGTTAAGGTCACACAGCACTTCGTTAATGTGGCCGTCAGCATCTTCGGCATAAGTGTTGTTGGAGGGACAATCCCTTCTGTCTGCCGAAGGTGGTTCATCAGTCCGTCCGTCGCCATCAACCGTCTGGTCCGCACTCACTTCGCTATGGTTTGA